One window of Perca flavescens isolate YP-PL-M2 chromosome 15, PFLA_1.0, whole genome shotgun sequence genomic DNA carries:
- the dock6 gene encoding dedicator of cytokinesis protein 7 isoform X3 → MTSTASERRAFAHKINRTVAAEVRKQVSRDYGSPQLTKKRGGAHHPLPLTEVVEPVDFEEYVSSHAPGVEPGPLRQLMEFPDDDLELLPLEKECITLEPPLPEEEDSLDPRVRDALAVYTDDWLVIQRKYQRYSTAYTPHNSERQRERQRGLVKQTFELDEVAAAERQDDQDDAKRRSVSLDETPRGSWASSIFDLKNSSPDALLPSVLERTAAEDMDRRNTEARLQGRHSDLLGLYSPPDEDEAVERCSVPEVPKEHCGQRIMVKCLSLKFEIEIEPIFGTLALYDVKEKKKISENFYFDLNSDQMKGLLKPHTPHVAISTLARSAIFSITYPSADIFLVIKLEKVLQQGDIGECCEPYMVMKESDSSKHKEKLEKLRQQAEQSCSRLGRFRMPFAWTAIHLLNIVSSVGGLDRSDPDSDSERKGHGTWNERKKKGFERMSVGDDMCNFATFRPATLTVTNFFKQEGDRLSDEDLYKYLADMRRPSSVLRRLRPVTAQLKIDISPAPDSPHYCLSPELLHVKPYPDLRVRPTKDVLEFPARYVYTPHTTYRNLLYVYPQSLNFSSRQGSVRNIAVKVQFMAAEDPSQALPVIFGKSSCPEFMQDAYTPIIYHNKSPEFYEEIKMKIPANLTDNHHLLFTFYHISCQPKQNTPLEAPVGYTWIPLMQHGRLRTGSFSLPVSVEKPPPSYSVLTPDVQLPGMKWVDNHKGVFNVEVTAASSVHTQDPHLDKFFTLVYVLEEYSFPFRLKDVIITEANMEGELKACMSALKGALLDTCVRFLHQLLNKLIQLIIYPPVIAGQIVNLGRAAFEAMVLLVNQIHKNLEGIQDQHGRNNLLLSYIHYCFRLPTAEPAVPSTAGTQSYELPMQYATLSRATARPSSLHLSRSKSISNSNPDLASTPISPDEEVQRIIGSKANDRSCNRMSAFLDSVALFSVPPRQITKKLLHEELALQWVVSTSAVREAALQQAWFFFQLMTKSMTHHLFLTSKLDIARRQRFPDRFVDDIAALVCAISADIANRYHKDVELVERLNSSLAFFLNDLLSLIDRGFVFNLIRSYYKQIANKLHTAQNPSSLIALRVDFSRIVCSHEHYVILNLPCSTLSPPASPSPSTSSTTSQSSAFSSMVQDQGVATMFELSVPFRQQHFLSGLLLTELSLILDPDGEGVFFLHKKVISALHSLLCSHDADPRYTDPQVRAHIAQLYLPLIPIVMETLHQLHDFSDSSLARVRHASAHADDADPDSGNTISQSVAMAIAGSPLPHVKANPFALPTVAGRQSSSLSAECSRTLLVSFLWVLKNADAALLERWVFDLSVLQINRLLDLLHLCVSCFEYKGKKALERINSLTFKKSQDMKARLEEAILGTIGARQEMVRRCRERSPYGSQENVRWRKNVTHWRQNTDRVDKTKAEVEQDSVVDGNLATEASLIVLDTLEIVVKTVVASELKESVLGGVLRVLLHSMAGNQSALFLQHCFTTQRALVFKFPEMLFEEDTELCADLCLRLLRHCSSSVGSVRSQASASLYLLMRQNFEIGNNFARVKMQVTMSLSSLVGTSQNFNEEHLRHSLKTILTYAEEDLELRDTPFPEQVQDLVFNLHMILTDTVKMKEHQQDPEMLIDLMYRIAKGYQNSPDLRLTWLQNMAGKHSERGNHAEAAHCLVHSAALVAEYLNMLEDCRYLPIGCVKFQNISSNVLEESAVSDDVLSPEEEGICAGKYFSESGLVGLLEQAAASFNMAAMYEAINEVYKILLPIHEANRDFKKLATVHGKLQDAFNKVYNQSSGWERMFGTYFRVGFYGCRFGDLDEQEFVYKEPSITKLAEISHRLEEFYSERFGDEVVEIIKDSNPVDKNKLDPNKAYLQITYVEPFFDTYELKERITYFDKNYNLRTFMYCTPFTLDGRAHGDLNEQYKRKSILTTSHAFPYIKTRINVIHKEEIILVPMEVAIEDMQKKTQELAFATNQDPADAKMLQMVLQGSVGTTVNQGPLEVAQVFLSDIPDDPKLFRHHNKLRLCFKDFTKRCEDALKKNKALIGSDQKEYHREMERNYNKLKEALGPLINRKIPQLYRNLPAQTTQTQRSSYSRSSLRRVDC, encoded by the exons ATGACATCTACAGCGAGCGAAAGGAGGGCGTTTGCTCATAAGATCAACCG GACGGTTGCTGCAGAGGTCAGAAAACAAGTGTCCAGAGACTATGGCTCTCCTCAGCTGACCAAGAAACGAGGAGGCGCACACCACCCT TTGCCCCTGACGGAGGTGGTTGAGCCGGTGGACTTTGAGGAGTATGTGAGCAGTCATGCTCCTGGGGTGGAGCCTGGCCCGCTCAGACAGCTAATGGAGTTCCCCGATGATGACCTGGAACTCCTACCGCTGGAAAAAGAGTGCATTACACTGGAGCCCCCACTgcctgaggaggagga CTCCCTGGATCCCAGAGTGAGAGATGCCTTGGCAGTCTACACAGATGACTGGCTCGTCATTCAAAGAAA ATATCAGCGCTACAGCACCGCATACACCCCTCACAACTCTGAGCGACAGAGGGAGAGGCAGCGAGGGCTGGTCAAACAGACCTTTGAACTGGACGAGGTTGCTGCTGCTGAGCGCCAGGACGACCAG GATGACGCAAAGCGGCGGTCGGTCAGCCTCGATGAGACTCCTCGAGGCAGCTGGGCCTCCAGTATATTTGACCTGAAGAATTCCTCCCCAGACGCACTCCTGCCGTCTGTGCTGGAACGCACAGCCGCAGAGGACATGGACCGGCGCAATACTGAGGCACGTCTGCAGGGGCGCCACAGTGACCTGTTGGGCCTGTACTCTCCCCCTGATGAG gaTGAAGCAGTAGAAAGATGCTCTGTCCCTGAAGTGCCCAAGGAACACTGTGGCCAGAGGATTATGGTCAAGTGTCTGTCTCTGAA ATTTGAAATAGAAATTGAGCCCATATTTGGCACACTTGCCCTGTATGACgtcaaggaaaagaaaaag ATCTCTGAGAATTTCTACTTTGACCTGAACTCGGATCAGATGAAAGGGCTGCTTAAACCCCACACACCTCATGTAGCCATTTCCACACTGGCCCGTTCTGCCATTTTCTCCATCACATACCCTTCCGCCGATATCTTTTTGGTCATTAAG CTTGAGAAAGTCCTCCAACAAGGAGACATTGGAGAATGCTGTGAACCCTACATGGTCATGAAAGAGTCAGATTCCTCCAAG CACAAGGAGAAGCTGGAGAAGCTGCGTCAACAGGCAGAGCAGTCATGTAGTCGTCTTGGCCGTTTTCGCATGCCTTTTGCCTGGACGGCCATTCACCTTCTCAACATCGTCAGCAGTGTGGGAGGTCTGGATCGGTCAGACCCTGACTCTGACTCTG AGCGAAAAGGTCATGGAACATGGaacgagagaaagaaaaaggggtTTGAGCGGATGAGTGTTGGGGATGACATGTGTAACTTCGCCACTTTCCGTCCAGCAACATTGACCGTCACCAACTTCTTTAAACAG GAGGGGGACAGACTGAGTGATGAGGACCTCTACAAGTATCTGGCAGATATGCGCAGACCGTCCTCTGTTCTGCGACGACTAAGGCCTGTCACAG CCCAGTTGAAGATTGACATCTCTCCAGCTCCGGACTCTCCTCATTACTGTCTGTCACCAGAGCTGCTTCATGTGAAGCCTTACCCTGACCTGCGTGTTCGCCCAACCAAAGACGTGCTGGAGTTCCCTGCTCGCTATGTATACACACCGCACACCACCTACAG GAACTTGCTCTATGTTTACCCACAAAGTCTGAACTTCAGTAGTCGTCAGGGCTCAGTGAGGAACATTGCTGTGAAGGTTCAGTTCATGGCAGCAGAGGACCCCAGTCAAGCTTTGCCG GTCATCTTTGGGAAGTCGAGTTGTCCTGAGTTCATGCAAGATGCATACACTCCTATCATCTACCATAACAA GTCCCCTGAGTTCTATGAGGAGATCAAGATGAAGATTCCCGCCAATCTGACAGACAACCACCATTTGCTGTTCACCTTTTACCACATCAGCTGCCAGCCCAAACAGAATACTCCTCTGGAGGCCCCTGTGGGCTACACC TGGATCCCTCTGATGCAGCACGGCCGACTACGCACTGGCTCCTTCAGTTTGCCTGTCTCTGTGGAAAAGCCCCCACCTAGCTACTCTGTACTCACCCCGGAC GTTCAGCTCCCGGGCATGAAGTGGGTGGATAATCACAAAGGAGTGTTCAATGTTGAGGTGACGGCAGCCTCTTCGGTTCATACTCAG GACCCCCATCTGGATAAGTTCTTTACTCTAGTATATGTTCTGGAAGAGTACTCCTTCCCCTTCCGCCTGAAGGATGTCATAATAACTGAGGCAAACATGGAGGGGGAGCTGAAGGCCTGCATGTCTGCACTGAAAGGGGCTCTGCTAGATACCTGTGTCAGGTTCCTGCACCAGCTGCTCAACAAGCTCATTCAGCTCATCATCTACCCACCGGTCATCGCGGGCCAAATTG TGAACCTGGGCCGGGCTGCTTTTGAAGCTATGGTTTTATTGGTCAACCAGATCCACAAGAACCTGGAGGGGATCCAGGACCAGCATGGCCGCAACAACCTGCTGCTGTCCTACATCCACTACTGCTTCCGCCTGCCAACCGCCGAACCTGCAGTACCCTCGACAG CTGGCACGCAATCCTACGAGTTGCCTATGCAGTATGCCACCTTATCGAGAGCAACAGCCCGCCCAAGCAGCCTCCACCTGTCCCGCTCAAAGAGTATCAGCAACTCCAACCCGGACCTGGCTAGCACTCCAATTTCTCCTGATGAAGAGGTACAGAGGATCATAGGAAGCAAG GCAAACGACCGCAGCTGCAATCGCATGTCTGCCTTTCTGGACAGCGTGGCCTTGTTTTCAGTTCCCCCAAGGCAGATTACCAAGAAG CTGCTCCATGAGGAGCTTGCATTGCAGTGGGTGGTCAGCACCAGCGCAGTGAGGGAAGCAGCGCTGCAGCAGGCTTGGTTTTTCTTCCAGCTTATG ACAAAGAGCATGACCCATCACTTATTCCTGACCTCGAAATTGGACATTGCCAGGCGTCAGCGTTTTCCAGACCGCTTTGTGGACGACATCGCTGCACTTGTGTGTGCCATCAGTGCAGACATTGCCAATCGATACCACAAG gatgTGGAGCTTGTGGAGAGGTTGAATAGTAGTCTGGCCTTCTTCCTGAATGACCTTCTGTCTCTCATAGACCGGGGCTTTGTGTTCAACCTCATCCGCTCCTACTACAAACAG ATTGCCAACAAGCTTCACACAGCGCAGAACCCCAGCTCTCTGATTGCCCTGAGGGTGGACTTCTCTCGTATCGTCTGCAGCCACGAGCACTACGTCATCCTCAACCTGCCGTGCTCCACTCTCAGCCCTCCagcctccccctccccctccacctcctccaccacTTCACAG AGTTCAGCGTTTTCCAGTATGGTGCAAGACCAGGGTGTGGCCACAATGTTTGAGCTCTCCGTCCCTTTCCGCCAGCAGCACTTCCTGTCTGGCCTGCTGCTTACTGAGCTCTCTCTCATACTTGATCCTGATGGAGAAGG GGTTTTCTTCCTTCATAAAAAGGTCATTAGTGCGCTTCACTCCCTGCTGTGCAGCCATGATGCAGACCCTCGTTACACTGACCCTCAGGTCAGAGCCCACATCGCTCAGCTCTATCTGCCCCTCATCCCCATCGTCATGGAGACGTTGCATCAGCTCCACGACTTCTCTG ACTCCTCGCTTGCTCGGGTTCGCCATGCCTCAGCCCACGCCGATGATGCTGACCCAGACAGCGGCAACACTATCAGTCAGTCTGTTGCCATGGCGATTGCTGGCTCTCCTTTGCCGCATGTCAAAGCCAACCCGTTTGCTCTGCCCACAGTG GCTGGGCGCCAGTCCAGCTCTCTGTCTGCTGAGTGCAGCAGGACTCTCCTGGTGAGTTTCTTGTGGGTGCTGAAGAATGCAGATGCTGCTCTCCTGGAACGCTGGGTTTTTGATTTGTCTGTACTGCAAATCAACCGCCTGCTGGATCTGCTCCATCTCTGTGTCTCCTGCTTTGAATACAAG GGGAAAAAGGCTCTGGAGAGAATAAATAGCCTGACATTTAAAAAGTCTCAGGACATGAAGGCCCGACTGGAGGAGGCAATACTGGGCACCATTGGAGCTCGTCAAGAGATGGTCCGCCGCTGCAGAG AAAGGAGTCCGTACGGCAGCCAGGAGAATGTTAGGTGGAGGAAGAATGTCACTCACTGGAGACAAAATACAGACAGAGTCGACAA GACTAAAGCTGAGGTGGAGCAGGACTCTGTGGttgatggaaacttagctactgAGGCCTCTCTGATAGTACTGGACACACTGGAGATTGTAGTCAAG ACTGTGGTGGCATCAGAGCTAAAGGAAAGTGTTCTGGGTGGAGTGCTGAGAGTGCTCCTCCACAGCATGGCAGGCAACCAGAGCGCCCTCTTCCTGCAGCACTGCTTCACTACACAAAGGGCTCTGGTCTTTAAG TTCCCAGAAATGCTGTTTGAAGAGGACACAGAGCTTTGTGCGGACCTGTGCCTGCGTCTCTTACGTCACTGCAGCAGTAGTGTCGGCTCTGTCAGAAGTCAAGCCTCCGCCTCTCTTTACCTGCTCATGAGGCAGAACTTTGAGATTGGAAAT AACTTTGCTCGAGTAAAGATGCAAGTCACAATGTCCCTGTCATCACTGGTGGGAACGTCACAAAACTTCAATGAGGAGCATCTTCGCCACTCACTCAAGACGATCCTGACGTATGCTGAAGAGGACCTGGAGCTGCGTGACACGCCCTTCCCAGAGCAG GTCCAGGATCTGGTGTTCAACCTGCACATGATTCTTACTGACACTGTTAAGATGAAAGAGCATCAGCAGGATCCAGAGATGCTCATTGACCTAATGTACAG gattgCAAAGGGCTACCAGAACTCCCCTGACCTGCGTCTGACGTGGCTCCAGAACATGGCAGGGAAACACTCTGAGAGAGGAAACCATGCTGAAGCTGCCCACTGTCTGGTCCATAGCGCAGCGCTGGTGGCAGAATACCTCAACATGCTGGAGGATTGCCGTTACCTGCCAATTGGTTGTGTCAAGTTTCAG AATATTTCATCCAATGTATTGGAAGAGTCAGCCGTATCCGATGACGTCTTGTCTCCAGAGGAGGAGGGGATTTGTGCTGGGAAGTACTTCAGCGAGTCTGGTCTGGTGGGCCTCCTGGAGCAAGCAGCTGCCTCTTTTAACATG GCCGCCATGTACGAGGCCATAAATGAAGTGTACAAGATTCTGCTGCCCATCCATGAAGCCAACAGAGACTTCAAAAAGCTGGCTACTGTCCACGGGAAGCTACAGGATGCTTTCAACAAAGTCTACAACCAA AGTTCAGGATGGGAG AGAATGTTTGGGACCTACTTCCGAGTGGGTTTCTATGGCTGCCGGTTTGGAGACCTGGATGAACAAGAGTTTGTCTACAAGGAGCCATCAATCACCAAATTAGCTGAGATCTCCCACAGACTCGAG GAGTTCTACTCAGAGAGGTTTGGGGATGAGGTGGTTGAAATTATCAAGGACTCCAACCCAgtggacaaaaacaaactggatcCCAACAAG GCCTACCTCCAGATCACCTACGTTGAACCATTCTTCGACACATACGAACTAAAGGAAAGAATCACCTACTTTGATAAGAACTACAACTTGCGTACTTTCATGTACTGTACCCCCTTTACTCTGGACGGCCGAGCCCACGGCGATCTGAATGAGCAGTACAAACGCAAAAGCATCCTTACAACATCTCACGCCTTCCCTTACATCAAGACACGCATCAATGTTATCCACAAGGAGGAG ATCATTCTTGTCCCCATGGAGGTGGCCATTGAGGACATGCAGAAGAAGACTCAGGAGCTTGCCTTCGCTACAAACCAAGACCCTGCAGATGCCAAGATGCTGCAGATGGTTCTGCAGGGCTCTGTGGGCACCACTGTCAACCAG GGCCCCCTTGAGGTGGCGCAGGTCTTTCTCTCCGACATTCCTGATGATCCAAAGCTGTTTCGCCATCACAACAAACTGCGCCTCTGCTTTAAAGACTTCACTAAGAG GTGTGAGGATGCCCTGAAGAAGAATAAAGCCCTGATTGGATCAGATCAGAAGGAGTACCACAGAGAGATGGAAAGGAACTACAATAAACTGAAAGAAGCTCTGGGGCCTCTCATCAACCGCAAGATCCCCCAGCTATACAGAAACCTGCCAGCTCAGACTACGCAAACACAACG GAGCTCCTACAGTAGGTCCAGTCTTCGCAGAGTCGACTGTTGA